One Nitrospina watsonii DNA segment encodes these proteins:
- a CDS encoding NAD-dependent epimerase/dehydratase family protein, whose translation MADIAIVTGSSGMVGSEATEFLLDKGFIVHGIDNDMRSVFFGDEASTAWNERRLIETYPNYHHHSLDIRDRANLDKLFKLHEKDIKLIVHSAAQPSHDWAAEQAMTDFTVNANGTLVLLELARRYCPGAVFIYMSTNKVYGDQPNAFPFVEEDTRWELEAKHPYYANGIDESIGLDECTHSLFGVSKLAGDLMVQEFGRYFGMKTACFRAGCLTGSGHSGTELHGFLSYLMMCTMKKTPYKVFGYQGKQVRDNIHSRDVVEALYQFYLKPGVGKVYNMGGGRFSNCSMLEAIAICEQITGNKLNWDYIEKPRAGDHIWWISDMTRFKTDYPDWDIQYNLQQTFEEIHDGLRQRL comes from the coding sequence ATGGCGGACATTGCAATCGTAACGGGTTCCAGCGGTATGGTGGGCTCGGAGGCGACGGAGTTTTTACTCGATAAGGGATTCATTGTGCATGGCATCGATAACGACATGCGTTCCGTGTTTTTCGGTGACGAGGCCTCCACGGCGTGGAACGAACGGCGTCTGATCGAGACGTATCCCAATTACCATCATCATTCCCTGGATATCCGTGACCGGGCGAATCTGGATAAGTTGTTCAAGCTGCATGAAAAAGACATCAAGCTGATCGTTCACTCTGCGGCGCAACCGTCTCACGACTGGGCGGCGGAACAGGCGATGACGGATTTTACGGTGAACGCCAACGGCACGCTGGTGCTTTTGGAATTGGCGCGGCGTTATTGTCCGGGCGCGGTTTTCATCTACATGTCCACCAACAAGGTTTATGGCGATCAGCCCAACGCCTTCCCCTTCGTGGAAGAAGATACGCGTTGGGAGCTGGAAGCAAAACATCCTTATTACGCCAACGGCATCGACGAGTCCATAGGCCTGGACGAATGCACACACAGCCTGTTCGGTGTGTCCAAGCTGGCGGGCGACCTGATGGTGCAGGAGTTCGGCCGTTACTTTGGCATGAAGACGGCGTGCTTCCGTGCCGGATGCCTGACCGGCTCCGGGCATTCCGGAACGGAACTGCACGGTTTTTTGTCCTACCTGATGATGTGCACGATGAAAAAAACGCCTTACAAGGTATTTGGCTACCAGGGCAAACAGGTGCGCGACAACATCCACAGTCGCGATGTGGTGGAGGCCCTGTATCAGTTTTATCTAAAGCCCGGCGTCGGCAAGGTGTACAACATGGGAGGTGGCCGCTTCAGCAACTGTTCGATGTTGGAGGCGATTGCGATCTGCGAACAGATCACCGGCAACAAGCTGAACTGGGACTACATCGAAAAACCCCGGGCGGGGGATCACATCTGGTGGATCAGCGACATGACCCGTTTCAAAACCGATTACCCGGACTGGGATATCCAGTACAACCTGCAACAGACCTTCGAGGAAATTCACGACGGCTTGCGCCAGCGGCTGTGA
- a CDS encoding GTP-binding protein, giving the protein MGDNGFKTPQDGRLMKLVIVGHVDHGKSTLVGRLLADTDSLPTGKLDLVKDICDQQGKTFEFAFLLDALEEEQEQGITIDTSQIFFKTEKRWYVIIDAPGHKEFLKNMVTGAANAEAALLLIDAHEGVQEQSRRHGYILRLLGMTQVAVVINKMDLVGYDPEVYFKIKTEYTQFLESIGIEVHEFIPISAKMGENVAKRSEHMPWYTGPTILERLDQFQEKAGSVDNPFRLPIQDVYKFDQRRIIAGRVESGTAKVGDRVIFSPSNKSTVIKSIEAWSADAPATVEAPHSVGITLAEQLFLERGELISLEKDRPVVTTTFDANVFWMGKRHLKKGETYKLKLTTQNVDCEVVEFNKAIDASTLETLPDQDFIAKNDVAEVTLRTKRPVAFDLFTDIAETGRFVLVDEYDVCGGGIITHFTPLEEVDRLRNEARHRDSHWVQGTITPDMRAYRNGHRPAMILFTGKSGTGKAALAGKLEEVLFHQNFQSYLLDGRNIQLGVGADMDAETYFTDGEAVRRFGEVAKLFLDAGHVVISTSNVFNQEDHSNINLLIEPSPLVEIRVTDDRFPKGMPEIVLSLDDVKDTDAAVNRIVDYLKDQKILTGHNYSI; this is encoded by the coding sequence ATGGGAGACAACGGATTCAAGACCCCCCAGGATGGCCGGTTGATGAAACTGGTCATCGTCGGGCACGTGGATCACGGCAAATCCACGCTCGTAGGGCGTTTGCTTGCCGACACCGACAGCCTGCCCACCGGCAAGCTGGACCTCGTCAAAGACATCTGCGACCAGCAGGGGAAGACCTTCGAGTTCGCCTTCCTGCTCGACGCCCTGGAAGAGGAACAGGAACAGGGCATCACCATCGACACCTCGCAGATTTTCTTCAAGACGGAGAAGCGCTGGTACGTCATCATCGACGCCCCCGGCCACAAGGAATTCCTGAAGAACATGGTCACCGGCGCTGCCAACGCGGAAGCCGCACTGCTCCTGATCGACGCCCACGAAGGCGTGCAGGAACAGTCGCGCCGCCACGGCTACATCCTGCGCCTGCTGGGCATGACGCAGGTGGCGGTGGTCATCAACAAGATGGACCTCGTCGGTTACGACCCCGAGGTGTACTTCAAAATCAAGACCGAGTACACGCAGTTTCTGGAATCGATCGGCATCGAGGTGCACGAGTTCATCCCCATTTCCGCGAAGATGGGTGAGAACGTCGCCAAGCGCTCCGAGCATATGCCGTGGTACACCGGCCCGACCATCCTCGAACGGCTCGACCAGTTCCAGGAAAAAGCCGGGAGCGTGGACAACCCGTTTCGCCTTCCCATTCAAGACGTGTACAAGTTCGACCAACGCCGCATCATCGCCGGGCGTGTGGAGTCGGGCACGGCAAAAGTCGGCGACCGCGTGATCTTCTCGCCCTCGAACAAAAGCACCGTGATCAAAAGCATTGAAGCGTGGAGTGCCGACGCACCCGCCACCGTCGAGGCCCCGCACTCGGTCGGCATCACCCTGGCCGAACAACTGTTCCTCGAACGCGGCGAACTCATCAGCCTGGAGAAGGACCGCCCGGTGGTGACCACCACCTTCGACGCCAACGTATTCTGGATGGGCAAGCGTCATCTGAAAAAAGGCGAAACGTACAAACTGAAACTCACCACGCAGAACGTGGACTGCGAAGTCGTCGAATTCAACAAGGCGATCGACGCTTCAACGCTGGAAACGCTGCCCGATCAGGATTTCATCGCCAAGAACGACGTCGCCGAAGTGACACTGCGCACCAAGCGGCCTGTCGCCTTCGACCTGTTCACCGACATCGCCGAAACCGGGCGCTTCGTGCTGGTCGATGAATACGACGTCTGCGGCGGCGGCATCATCACCCACTTCACGCCGCTGGAAGAAGTGGACCGGTTGCGCAACGAGGCGCGGCACCGCGATTCGCACTGGGTGCAGGGCACCATCACCCCGGACATGCGCGCCTACCGCAACGGACACCGCCCGGCCATGATCCTGTTCACCGGCAAATCCGGCACCGGCAAGGCGGCCCTCGCAGGCAAGCTGGAAGAGGTGCTGTTCCACCAGAATTTCCAGAGCTACCTGCTCGACGGACGCAACATCCAACTGGGTGTGGGCGCCGACATGGATGCGGAAACCTATTTCACCGATGGCGAAGCGGTCCGCCGGTTTGGCGAAGTCGCCAAGCTGTTCCTCGATGCCGGGCACGTCGTCATCTCCACCTCGAACGTGTTCAACCAGGAAGACCATTCCAACATCAACCTGTTGATCGAACCGAGCCCGCTGGTGGAAATCCGCGTCACCGACGACCGGTTTCCGAAAGGCATGCCGGAAATCGTGCTGAGCCTGGACGATGTCAAAGACACCGACGCCGCCGTCAACCGCATCGTCGATTACTTGAAAGACCAAAAAATCCTGACCGGCCACAACTATTCCATCTGA
- a CDS encoding SDR family NAD(P)-dependent oxidoreductase, giving the protein MDLNLAGRKVLITGAGDGIGRELALAFGKEGARVAGCARTTERLQALEKEIEGADHMFQYADVTQKDDLERFFWFAVEQLDGLDVLINNVGSIGKMAHFFDLTDDDWQAAFDINLLPAVRLCRLAVPELKKSKHPCILNISSIAGNHPGEVFPHYAAMKAGLSNLTVSLAQTLAADGIRVNTVAPGPVWTRSWQQEAEAAAKEEGTHVEEMAEAIRQSTADTVPLKRIGMPADVTGLTLFLASEQASWITGTHFTIDGGIVRNPF; this is encoded by the coding sequence ATGGATTTGAATCTGGCAGGACGCAAAGTCCTGATCACGGGAGCGGGGGACGGCATCGGCCGCGAACTGGCCCTTGCCTTCGGAAAAGAAGGCGCGCGCGTGGCCGGGTGCGCCCGCACCACCGAACGCCTGCAGGCATTGGAGAAAGAAATTGAAGGCGCGGATCACATGTTCCAGTACGCGGACGTAACGCAAAAAGACGACCTCGAACGCTTCTTCTGGTTTGCGGTGGAACAGCTCGACGGCCTCGACGTGCTCATCAACAACGTCGGCTCCATAGGCAAGATGGCCCATTTTTTCGATTTGACCGATGACGACTGGCAGGCGGCGTTCGACATCAACCTGCTGCCCGCGGTGCGCCTGTGCCGGCTGGCGGTGCCGGAGCTGAAAAAATCCAAACATCCCTGCATCCTCAACATCTCATCGATCGCCGGCAACCATCCCGGTGAGGTGTTTCCCCATTATGCGGCGATGAAAGCGGGGCTGTCCAACCTCACGGTGTCGCTGGCGCAGACGCTGGCGGCAGACGGCATCCGCGTCAACACCGTCGCGCCGGGCCCGGTGTGGACGCGTTCCTGGCAACAGGAAGCCGAAGCCGCCGCAAAAGAGGAAGGCACTCATGTCGAAGAAATGGCTGAGGCCATTCGCCAGTCCACCGCTGACACCGTACCGCTGAAGCGCATCGGCATGCCCGCAGACGTGACCGGCCTGACCCTGTTCCTCGCTTCCGAACAGGCCTCATGGATCACCGGCACGCACTTCACCATCGACGGCGGCATCGTGCGCAACCCGTTTTAA
- a CDS encoding phosphomannomutase/phosphoglucomutase: MNPQIFREYDIRGLVEQDLSPENVEQIGKAIGTYFRRHGKKTLTLGWDIRDSSKTFREILTRALNGTGCDVIDIGMVPTPVAYYSLHHLEVDGGVMITGSHNPPEFNGFKISFETHSLYGKRIQELKTLIDHSDFETGNGTAREQDIKPGYMDHIAGIINISRPLKVVLDGGNGCFGIIGPEFFRRLGVEVIEQYCEPDGTFPNHHPDPTVPRYMADLMTRVKRERADLGIGFDGDADRIGVVDDQGTLLWGDQLLILYARELLQRHPGTAVVGEVKCSRNLFEDIKKHGGQPHMSAAGHSLIKKKMQETQALLAGEMSGHMCFADSYYGFDDAIYAACRILEIVANTGQPVSEMLADLPVMHNTPEIRIDCPDHLKFRVVKEVTETFRAKYDVVDIDGVRVEFEDGWGLLRASNTQPVLVLRFEATSKAKLNAYQELMREQLEPYKPDVNFSPVSA, encoded by the coding sequence ATGAATCCTCAGATCTTCCGCGAATACGACATCCGTGGCCTGGTGGAGCAGGACCTGTCGCCAGAAAACGTCGAACAAATTGGAAAAGCCATCGGTACGTATTTCCGGCGGCATGGAAAAAAAACGCTGACTCTGGGCTGGGACATTCGAGACAGTTCGAAAACGTTCCGCGAAATCCTGACACGCGCGTTGAACGGCACCGGCTGCGACGTCATCGATATCGGCATGGTGCCGACGCCGGTGGCCTATTACTCGCTGCACCACCTGGAGGTCGATGGTGGCGTCATGATCACCGGCAGCCACAATCCGCCGGAGTTCAACGGATTCAAAATCAGTTTCGAAACACACAGCCTGTACGGCAAACGCATCCAGGAACTGAAAACTCTGATCGACCACAGCGATTTTGAAACCGGCAACGGCACGGCCCGCGAACAGGATATCAAACCCGGCTACATGGACCACATCGCCGGCATCATCAACATCTCACGCCCGCTGAAGGTGGTGCTCGATGGCGGCAATGGCTGCTTCGGCATCATCGGTCCGGAGTTTTTCCGCCGCCTCGGCGTCGAGGTCATCGAACAGTACTGCGAACCGGACGGCACCTTCCCGAACCATCACCCGGACCCCACCGTTCCCCGATACATGGCCGATCTGATGACGCGGGTGAAACGGGAACGAGCCGATCTCGGCATCGGTTTCGACGGCGACGCCGACCGCATCGGCGTGGTGGACGACCAAGGCACGCTGTTGTGGGGCGACCAGTTGTTGATCCTCTACGCGCGCGAGCTGTTGCAACGCCACCCCGGCACCGCCGTGGTGGGCGAAGTGAAATGTTCGCGCAACCTGTTCGAAGACATCAAGAAGCACGGCGGCCAGCCGCATATGTCCGCCGCCGGGCATTCCCTGATCAAAAAGAAAATGCAGGAAACCCAGGCCCTGTTGGCCGGGGAGATGAGCGGCCACATGTGTTTTGCCGATTCCTATTACGGGTTCGACGACGCCATCTACGCCGCCTGCCGCATTCTGGAAATCGTCGCCAACACCGGGCAACCCGTCTCCGAGATGCTGGCCGACCTGCCGGTGATGCACAACACGCCGGAAATCCGCATCGACTGTCCGGATCATCTCAAGTTCCGGGTGGTAAAGGAAGTGACGGAAACGTTCCGCGCGAAATACGATGTCGTCGATATCGACGGCGTGCGCGTCGAGTTTGAAGACGGATGGGGCCTGCTGCGCGCTTCCAACACGCAACCGGTGCTGGTGCTGCGCTTCGAGGCCACCAGCAAAGCCAAACTCAATGCGTATCAGGAACTGATGCGCGAGCAGCTGGAGCCGTACAAACCCGACGTCAACTTCTCTCCGGTGTCCGCATGA
- a CDS encoding VOC family protein: protein MRYAHTRFRVSDMDASLKFYRDVLGMKVVEESTSPRGSKLVFLQFPENDAELELCSFPDSGGVSVPEDLVHLAFEVDDLDVWMQRLQAGGAPITEGPTESRSGSRFIFSEDPDKYEIEIIQRPKT from the coding sequence ATGAGGTACGCGCACACCCGCTTCCGCGTGTCGGACATGGATGCATCGCTGAAATTCTACCGCGATGTTCTGGGAATGAAGGTGGTGGAGGAATCGACGTCACCGCGCGGATCGAAACTGGTGTTCCTGCAGTTTCCGGAAAACGACGCCGAGCTGGAATTGTGTTCGTTCCCCGACAGCGGCGGCGTTTCCGTTCCCGAAGACCTCGTGCACCTGGCGTTCGAGGTGGACGACCTGGATGTGTGGATGCAGCGTCTACAGGCAGGCGGCGCGCCCATCACCGAGGGCCCGACAGAAAGCCGCAGCGGGTCGCGTTTCATTTTCAGCGAGGATCCGGACAAGTACGAGATCGAAATCATTCAACGCCCGAAGACCTGA
- the cysD gene encoding sulfate adenylyltransferase subunit CysD yields the protein MDHLTDLEDQSIYILREAYKNFKNLAMLWSIGKDSTVMLWLARKAFFGHCPIPLVHIDTSYKIPAMIEYRDHYAKQWGLNLIVGQNKKALDEGMNHEMGRLVCCEALKTQGLQQTMEEYGFTGLILGIRRDEEGTRAKERYFSPRDKNFEWNFKDQPPELWDQFKTTFAEGTHIRIHPLLHWTELNVWEYIERENIPIIDLYFANEQGERYRSLGCAPCTGSIQSKARNVKEIIEELKNTTISERSGRAQDQENAYAMQKLRAKGYM from the coding sequence ATGGATCATTTGACCGACCTCGAAGATCAGAGCATTTACATTCTTCGTGAAGCGTATAAAAATTTCAAAAACCTGGCCATGCTGTGGTCCATCGGTAAGGACTCCACAGTCATGTTGTGGCTGGCGCGCAAGGCGTTTTTCGGACACTGTCCGATTCCGCTGGTGCACATCGACACTTCGTACAAGATTCCGGCGATGATCGAGTACCGCGATCATTACGCCAAGCAGTGGGGACTGAACCTCATCGTCGGCCAGAACAAGAAGGCCCTCGATGAAGGCATGAACCACGAAATGGGCCGTCTGGTGTGCTGCGAAGCGCTGAAGACGCAGGGCCTGCAACAGACCATGGAAGAGTACGGTTTCACCGGCCTCATCCTCGGTATCCGCCGCGACGAAGAAGGCACCCGCGCCAAGGAGCGCTACTTCTCGCCGCGCGACAAAAACTTTGAATGGAACTTCAAGGATCAGCCTCCGGAGTTGTGGGATCAGTTCAAGACCACCTTCGCCGAGGGCACCCACATCCGCATCCATCCCCTTCTGCACTGGACGGAACTCAATGTGTGGGAATACATCGAGCGGGAGAACATCCCCATCATCGACCTGTATTTCGCCAACGAGCAGGGCGAACGTTACCGATCCCTCGGTTGCGCCCCCTGCACCGGCTCCATCCAGTCCAAGGCGCGAAATGTGAAAGAGATCATTGAGGAATTGAAAAACACCACCATCTCCGAACGCTCCGGGCGCGCGCAGGATCAGGAAAACGCGTACGCCATGCAGAAGCTTCGGGCCAAGGGCTACATGTAA
- a CDS encoding 2Fe-2S iron-sulfur cluster-binding protein has translation MPKITVHDTETGEDKIFKVGYGGNLRQAAQHHDISLYRGLHEYTNCHGMGSCGTCLVEIEPMEHVNDHGLIEKLHKISGNRKLACRTKVYGDIHIKTKLVE, from the coding sequence ATGCCCAAAATCACCGTTCACGACACCGAAACCGGTGAAGATAAAATTTTCAAGGTGGGTTACGGCGGCAACCTGCGCCAGGCCGCTCAACATCACGACATCAGCCTGTACCGCGGCCTGCATGAGTACACCAACTGCCACGGCATGGGCTCCTGCGGCACCTGTCTGGTCGAGATCGAACCCATGGAGCACGTGAACGACCACGGCCTCATCGAAAAGCTCCACAAGATCAGCGGCAATCGCAAGCTGGCCTGCCGCACCAAAGTGTACGGTGACATCCACATCAAGACCAAGCTGGTGGAATGA